A stretch of Anaeromyxobacter dehalogenans 2CP-1 DNA encodes these proteins:
- a CDS encoding PhoH family protein: MGQSAAEPLKTARLEFPDNDKVRALCGAHNEHLKLVERRLGVQLGLRGGQVVIAAPEEARVHLAESLVKELYELVEAGYPLYLEDVDQATKLAVQGVPLKEIFGDTVFVSSRHRIITPKGLAQKRYIQAIRDDDIVFGVGPAGTGKTYLAMAMAVAYLVERRVKRIVLTRPAVEAGERLGFLPGDIAEKVNPYLRPLHDALFDMVDYEKATAFIERGTVEVAPLAFMRGRTLNDAFIILDEAQNTTAEQMKMFLTRLGYGSKAVITGDVTQVDLPSGRGSGLVEVQKVLRGVEGVSFCMFSEVDVVRHPLVQEVVRAYDAFEAERRARTESARTEKGRPGGGTDAGGTDAGGGEPGAEG, translated from the coding sequence TTGGGTCAAAGCGCGGCGGAACCCCTCAAGACGGCCAGGCTCGAGTTTCCCGACAACGACAAGGTCCGCGCCCTGTGCGGCGCGCACAACGAGCACCTCAAGCTCGTGGAGCGCCGGCTCGGGGTCCAGCTCGGGCTGCGCGGCGGCCAGGTGGTGATCGCCGCGCCCGAGGAGGCGCGGGTGCACCTGGCCGAGTCGCTGGTGAAGGAGCTCTACGAGCTCGTCGAGGCGGGGTATCCGCTGTACCTCGAGGACGTCGACCAGGCGACGAAGCTCGCGGTTCAGGGCGTCCCGCTGAAGGAGATCTTCGGCGACACGGTCTTCGTCTCCTCGCGCCACCGCATCATCACGCCCAAGGGGCTCGCGCAGAAGCGCTACATCCAGGCCATCCGCGACGACGACATCGTGTTCGGGGTGGGGCCGGCCGGCACCGGCAAGACGTACCTCGCCATGGCGATGGCGGTGGCGTACCTGGTCGAGCGGCGGGTGAAGCGGATCGTGCTGACGCGGCCCGCGGTGGAGGCCGGCGAGCGGCTCGGGTTCCTGCCCGGCGACATCGCCGAGAAGGTGAACCCGTACCTGCGGCCGCTGCACGACGCGCTGTTCGACATGGTGGACTACGAGAAGGCGACCGCCTTCATCGAGCGCGGCACCGTGGAGGTGGCGCCGCTCGCGTTCATGCGCGGCCGCACGCTGAACGACGCGTTCATCATCCTCGACGAGGCCCAGAACACCACCGCCGAGCAGATGAAGATGTTCCTGACACGCCTCGGCTACGGCTCGAAGGCGGTCATCACCGGCGACGTGACGCAGGTGGACCTGCCGAGCGGCCGCGGCTCCGGCCTGGTGGAGGTGCAGAAGGTCCTCCGCGGCGTGGAGGGCGTCTCGTTCTGCATGTTCTCCGAGGTCGACGTGGTCCGGCACCCGCTGGTCCAGGAGGTGGTGCGGGCCTACGACGCCTTCGAGGCGGAGCGGCGCGCCCGCACCGAGTCCGCCCGGACGGAGAAGGGCCGGCCGGGCGGGGGCACGGACGCCGGGGGGACCGACGCCGGGGGAGGGGAGCCCGGCGCGGAAGGGTAG